In Amaranthus tricolor cultivar Red isolate AtriRed21 chromosome 5, ASM2621246v1, whole genome shotgun sequence, a genomic segment contains:
- the LOC130813916 gene encoding DNA glycosylase/AP lyase ROS1-like isoform X1, producing the protein MMETHKEKSVPSVKDYQIQGSWVPETPVKAPNSQFQPINENAELEAFFTRYAHQNQNPQNLVSYTITSAKNNNCIPLIPNQNYLWDEGRINLQRDDIEMQKRGLENYLPNWNSQGRRTKVYYPPSNPQQIPSTSAAQQNDYPYLSSWESSNWKNCGNLMENDPLNSLSFGELLGGMGNGSIYPAWNPNLGDVSSLNGSSMYCNQNDSHRFNQQISDQQIRDIFGREMQNCASLHPYQQIVSDTNSLPTTKHSIATNSTFVPATPDSRWRIDSDVVPQNTPHGTQHHGQTEQNEFQEQDVAAAMVNLQNGIEEVPVPFTDSSSGKVSMVVENHISDKGGDQIIDLNKTPQKKTRRRRYQPKVLSEKKPRKTPKPKTPKPNEPKESTGAKRKYARKSKVSTDETPATPPAETTEAAETKSSGAAETGDTIEATEANNVEPAKAAAKSCKRSLNFDLNGVSAENNFAPTIKEGPCAEPPNSHTAGNQYSNNIHLGEELTVETRVGMAYDLNRNLTQQLENYLSLPTKDNLAHSQPDQNSLSKRKENDPHTLSGNTAEFIAHLAQSPNSSPCASSSEQQQRGKKRSNASITNVEAGVVAAGLCQFWQPNQTLSVNVNTGELPKYLLPEICKKKRTEKVQKSHVTSTSFTVAPTADVNQVADTQNLPRVDPSTLAYYCGNPGPFAVNAGINNNHTNVLMDNIQNNFQLSSAWTDLTRLKKKRSKGTSRVRDVAQLMGIAPVRAKPGPKGPRKKIDISGHADGEVFAVDSTAKPKPKRRSRKDSSENEQWGLVLYDANRGTKKATGSFPALPWTKPSSVEEITRKMKQLCIVDRKSGKTRRKKNAIVPYHANNQEQNALVLYERDGSIVPFEGPFKPLRKRRERAKVDLDDETNKVWRLLLENIDNKGVDGTDEEKAKWWENERCVFRGRVDSFIARMRLVQGDRRFTPWKGSVLDSVIGVFLTQNVSDHLSSSAFMSLAARFPLKSEGSESTLSEESTTALVVEPDICIIERAESIFWNEKPVDQQVLSRNSRRINDIDHSEEKEVVNSKELAARAPGLGSLKDDFSESSQKASNNSVVSNANSQTTESEAASVLGDDRAKDDTTLSQQPIISSQNSTNSPNLQQIGMSNLFSESDSRTQLLTTSTQSSYFDSNSFLGLLKMAENLLSHESYGQTQNDPLDCTNHVTAGSPESKGVYSSNYLFNLDCQLPDIKGIEMLEVDSKTSDTSKKDENCTPTEQSNITIQSTLQNHVQEKSSDSIAGNTSSCYVLDGEKMIMHSQSVQGPSGTVASSVNRQMSSDWKSPNLTNYSLSHVTADVTESTVELKRESHDRKEVEKISAQVHTSDGISDLIDANANKTKKGKAGKGKADAFDWDSLRREAQANGKIRENTANTRDSLDWEAVRHAHVSQIAETIKERGMNNMLAERIKALLDRLVKEHGSINMEWLRDIPPDKAKEYLLSFRGLGLKSVECVRLLTLHHLAFPVDTNVGRIAVRLGWVPLQPLPESLQLHLLEMYPILESIQKYLWPRLCKLDQKTLYELHYHLITFGKVFCTKRQPNCNACPLRGECRHFASAFASARFALPGTEEKGIVPSNGGASTNADPLARIDLLPLPPPLSNLHSHRNPTCVDVPRIESPCSPLALPLAQTINHLEGQYKVINCEPIVEVPASPEQEPEQEQTLCDIEDTLYEDPDEIPTIQLNMKEFSQTLQNYMNGTSNALVALTPEAASLPTPKLKNISRLRTEHHVYELPDTHPLLKGMDKREPDDPCSYLLAIWTPGETPESIQPPERRCNSEDPSMLCNDETCSYCNSLREANSQIVRGTLLIPCRTAMRGSFPLNGTYFQVNEVFADHNSSLSPIAVPRSWLWNLPRRTVYFGTSIPTIFRGLNTEDIQHCFWRGFVCVRGFDQKTRAPRPLMARLHFPASRMTKGAKGRTYDDE; encoded by the exons ATGATGGAAACtcacaaagaaaaatcagttccAAGTGTAAAAGATTACCAGATACAAGGTTCTTGGGTACCAGAAACCCCAGTAAAAGCACCAAATAGTCAATTTCAACCCATAAATGAAAATGCAGAATTAGAGGCATTTTTCACCAGATATGCACACCAAAATCAAAACCCCCAAAATCTTGTATCTTATACAATAACCTctgcaaaaaataataattgtataCCTTTAATCCCTAATCAGAATTACCTTTGGGATGAAGGTAGAATAAATTTACAAAGAGATGATATAGAAATGCAGAAAAGGGGTTTAGAGAATTATCTGCCTAATTGGAATAGTCAAGGTAGAAGAACTAAGGTTTATTATCCTCCATCAAACCCTCAACAGATTCCTTCAACATCAGCTGCACAGCAGAATGATTATCCTTaccttagttcatgggaatcgTCGAACTGGAAAAATTGTGGGAATTTGATGGAGAATGATCCATTGAATAGTCTATCATTTGGTGAGCTTTTGGGTGGAATGGGTAATGGCTCAATTTATCCAGCTTGGAATCCTAATCTTGGTGATGTTAGCAGCTTGAATGGGAGCTCTATGTATTGTAATCAGAACGATTCGCATCGATTCAATCAGCAGATTAGTGATCAACAGATTAGGGATATTTTTGGAAGAGAAATGCAAAATT GTGCTTCTCTTCATCCATACCAGCAGATTGTGAGTGATACCAACTCTCTTCCAACCACCAAGCATTCGATTGCAACAAATTCAACGTTTGTGCCTGCAACTCCTGATTCACGGTGGAGAATCGACAGTGATGTGGTTCCACAAAACACACCTCACGGCACACAACATCATGGGCAAACAGAACAGAATGAGTTTCAGGAACAAGATGTTGCGGCCGCAATGGTCAACCTTCAGAATGGTATTGAGGAAGTCCCAGTTCCATTTACAGACTCGTCATCTGGTAAAGTCTCCATGGTAGTAGAGAATCACATCTCAGACAAGGGAGGCGACCAAATTATTGACCTGAACAAGACACCACAAAAGAAAACACGACGAAGAAGGTACCAACCAAAGGTCTTGAGCGAAAAAAAGCCTAGAAAAACTCCAAAACCTAAGACCCCCAAGCCCAATGAACCCAAAGAAAGTACAGGAGCTAAAAGAAAGTATGCTCGGAAGAGCAAGGTGAGCACTGATGAAACTCCAGCAACTCCTCCAGCGGAAACAACTGAAGCAGCAGAAACTAAATCATCAGGAGCAGCTGAGACAGGAGATACAATTGAAGCAACTGAAGCTAATAATGTAGAACCAGCAAAAGCTGCTGCCAAATCATGCAAAAGATCTTTAAACTTTGATTTGAATGGAGTATCAGCAGAAAACAATTTTGCTCCTACAATAAAAGAAGGTCCATGTGCAGAGCCTCCGAATAGTCACACTGCAGGAAACCAGTACAGCAACAACATTCATCTTGGAGAAGAATTAACGGTTGAAACAAGAGTGGGTATGGCTTATGACCTAAACCGTAACCTTACTCAGCAACTCGAAAATTATCTTTCGCTTCCCACAAAAGATAACCTTGCCCATTCACAGCCTGACCAAAATAGCCTCtcgaaaagaaaagaaaatgatccTCACACTTTGTCGGGAAACACTGCAGAATTCATTGCTCATCTGGCACAAAGTCCCAACTCAAGTCCTTGTGCAAGTTCCAGTGAGCAACAGCAGAGAGGGAAAAAGAGGAGTAATGCTAGCATAACAAATGTTGAAGCTGGAGTTGTGGCTGCTGGTCTATGTCAGTTTTGGCAGCCAAACCAGACATTATCTGTAAATGTCAATACAGGAGAACTTCCGAAATACCTTCTTCCAGAAATTTGCAAGAAAAAGAGAACTGAAAAGGTACAAAAGTCACATGTAACAAGCACATCATTTACTGTTGCTCCAACTGCAGATGTCAATCAGGTAGCTGACACCCAAAATCTTCCAAGAGTTGATCCCTCCACATTGGCGTACTACTGCGGAAACCCTGGCCCATTTGCTGTTAATGCtggaattaataataatcatacaaATGTCCTTATGGATAACATCCAGAACAATTTCCAGCTTTCTAGTGCTTGGACTGATTTGACAAGGTTAAAGAAAAAAAGATCAAAAGGCACCAGTCGTGTACGTGATGTGGCTCAACTGATGGGAATTGCACCTGTGCGTGCCAAACCAGGGCCCAAGGGTCCTCGCAAGAAGATTGATATCTCAGGGCATGCTGACGGAGAGGTATTTGCGGTTGACAGCACTGcaaaaccaaaaccaaaaaGGAGATCTAGAAAAGACAGTTCTGAGAACGAGCAATGGGGTCTTGTTCTATATGATGCCAACAGAGGCACCAAGAAAGCAACAG GTTCTTTTCCAGCACTACCATGGACAAAACCAAGCTCTGTTGAAGAAATAACCAGAAAAATGAAGCAACTGTGCATTGTCGATAGAAAAAGCGGCAAAACTAGGCGTAAAAAGAATGCAATTGTCCCTTATCATGCAAATAACCAAGAGCAGAATGCCCTTGTTCTTTATGAAAGAGATGGTTCTATAGTACCATTTGAAGGCCCTTTTAAACCTTTAAGGAAGCGCCGTGAAAGAGCCAAGGTCGACCTTGATGATGAGACCAATAAGGTGTGGAGACTGCTGCTTGAGAATATTGATAATAAAGGTGTTGATGGAACTGACGAGGAAAAGGCAAAATGGTGGGAAAATGAACGATGTGTCTTTCGTGGTCGTGTGGATTCGTTCATAGCACGCATGCGTCTCGTTCAAG GAGATAGGCGGTTCACCCCATGGAAAGGATCTGTTCTGGACTCTGTTATTGGAGTTTTCCTTACTCAGAATGTGTCGGACCATCTCTCGAG TTCTGCTTTCATGTCACTCGCTGCTCGTTTTCCTCTCAAGTCAGAAGGCAGTGAAAGTACACTCTCAGAAGAATCAACAACGGCTCTGGTAGTAGAACCCGATATTTGTATAATTGAACGTGCAGAAAGCATTTTTTGGAATGAGAAGCCTGTAGATCAACAAGTATTGAGTAGGAATTCTAGGAGAATCAATGACATTGACCATAGTGAAGAAAAGGAAGTAGTCAATAGTAAAGAACTAGCTGCAAGAGCACCTGGTTTGGGTAGCCTGAAGGATGACTTTAGTGAAAGCAGTCAAAAAGCCTCCAATAACTCGGTAGTTAGTAATGCAAATAGTCAGACTACAGAGTCAGAAGCAGCAAGCGTTTTAGGAGACGATAGAGCAAAAGATGATACAACTTTGTCTCAGCAACCAATAATATCATCCCAAAATTCTACGAACTCTCCAAATCTGCAGCAAATTGGGATGTCAAACCTTTTTTCGGAGAGTGACTCAAGAACACAGCTATTGACAACTAGTACCCAGTCCAGTTATTTTGATTCCAACTCTTTTCTGGGACTGCTTAAGATGGCAGAGAATCTCTTGTCACATGAATCTTACGGTCAAACTCAAAATGATCCACTGGATTGCACGAATCATGTAACAGCAGGTTCTCCAGAATCAAAAGGAGTGTACTCAAGCAACTACTTGTTTAATCTAGATTGTCAACTGCCGGATATCAAGGGCATTGAAATGCTAGAAGTAGACAGCAAGACTTCTGATACTTCAAAAAAAGATGAGAATTGCACACCAACAGAACAAAGCAATATCACTATTCAATCAACATTGCAAAATCATGTGCAGGAGAAAAGTTCAGATAGCATTGCTGGCAATACATCCTCCTGCTATGTGCTCGACGGTGAGAAAATGATTATGCACTCACAATCAGTGCAAGGACCATCAGGCACTGTCGCTTCATCTGTCAATAGACAAATGAGTTCCGATTGGAAAAGTCCAAATTTGACAAATTATAGTTTGTCCCATGTAACTGCTGATGTGACAGAAAGTACTGTAGAATTGAAAAGGGAAAGCCATGACAGAAAAGAAGTTGAGAAAATATCAGCACAAGTCCATACATCAGATGGCATTTCAGATTTAATAGATGCAAATGCCAACAAAACAAAGAAAGGAAAAGCTGGAAAGGGAAAGGCTGATGCATTCGACTGGGACAGTTTGCGAAGAGAGGCACAAGCCAAtggtaaaattagagaaaatactGCCAATACAAGGGACTCACTAGACTGGGAGGCGGTAAGACATGCTCATGTGAGCCAGATTGCTGAAACCATTAAAGAGAGAGGCATGAACAACATGCTCGCAGAACGAATAAAG GCCCTACTGGACAGACTGGTCAAGGAGCATGGCAGTATTAACATGGAGTGGTTGAGGGATATTCCACCGGACAAAGCAAA AGAATACCTATTAAGCTTCAGAGGGTTGGGATTGAAGAGTGTCGAATGTGTGAGGCTTTTGACACTGCACCATCTTGCATTTCCA GTTGACACCAATGTTGGACGTATTGCTGTACGCCTTGGATGGGTTCCCCTTCAACCCTTACCAGAGTCACTTCAACTGCATCTCTTAGAAAT GTACCCAATATTGGAGTCCATCCAAAAGTACTTGTGGCCACGGTTATGCAAGCTTGATCAAAAGACATT GTATGAGTTGCACTATCATTTGATCACGTTCGGGAAG GTGTTTTGCACCAAAAGGCAGCCCAATTGCAATGCTTGTCCCCTGAGAGGAGAATGCAGGCATTTTGCTAGTGCATTTGCAAG TGCTAGATTTGCCCTTCCAGGAACAGAAGAAAAAGGCATTGTGCCTTCAAATGGGGGAGCTTCAACCAATGCAGACCCTCTAGCAAGGATCGATCTTTTGCCATTGCCTCCTCCTTTGAGCAACTTGCATTCACATAGAAACCCTACATGTGTTGATGTGCCTAGAATAGAATCTCCATGTTCCCCACTGGCACTCCCCTTGGCACAGACTATCAATCATTTGGAGGGGCAATATAAAGTTATCAACTGTGAACCAATTGTGGAAGTTCCAGCATCACCAGAACAAGAACCAGAGCAGGAACAAACATTATGTGACATTGAAGATACATTGTACGAGGATCCTGATGAGATCCCAACAATCCAGCTCAACATGAAAGAATTCTCTCAAACTCTACAGAATTATATGAATGGAACGTCAAATGCCTTGGTGGCTTTGACACCTGAAGCCGCTTCCCTTCCAACACCAAAGCTCAAGAACATAAGCAGGCTGAGAACTGAACATCATGT CTATGAACTTCCAGACACACACCCATTGCTAAAAGGA ATGGACAAAAGAGAACCTGATGATCCGTGCTCATACCTGCTCGCAATATGGACCCCAG GTGAGACCCCAGAATCTATTCAACCTCCTGAGCGAAGATGCAACTCCGAAGACCCCAGCATGCTTTGCAATGATGAGACATGTTCTTATTGCAACAGTTTGCGGGAAGCAAACTCTCAGATTGTACGTGGAACACTGCTG ATACCATGCAGAACTGCAATGAGAGGCAGCTTCCCACTAAATGGAACATATTTCCAAGTTAATGAG GTCTTTGCTGACCATAACTCCAGCCTCAGCCCAATTGCAGTTCCGAGATCTTGGTTGTGGAACCTTCCAAGACGAACAGTTTACTTCGGAACTTCAATACCAACCATATTTAGAG GTCTGAACACTGAAGATATTCAACATTGCTTCTGGAGAG
- the LOC130813916 gene encoding DNA glycosylase/AP lyase ROS1-like isoform X2, protein MGALCIVIRTIRIDSISRLVINRLGIFLEEKCKIIVAGASLHPYQQIVSDTNSLPTTKHSIATNSTFVPATPDSRWRIDSDVVPQNTPHGTQHHGQTEQNEFQEQDVAAAMVNLQNGIEEVPVPFTDSSSGKVSMVVENHISDKGGDQIIDLNKTPQKKTRRRRYQPKVLSEKKPRKTPKPKTPKPNEPKESTGAKRKYARKSKVSTDETPATPPAETTEAAETKSSGAAETGDTIEATEANNVEPAKAAAKSCKRSLNFDLNGVSAENNFAPTIKEGPCAEPPNSHTAGNQYSNNIHLGEELTVETRVGMAYDLNRNLTQQLENYLSLPTKDNLAHSQPDQNSLSKRKENDPHTLSGNTAEFIAHLAQSPNSSPCASSSEQQQRGKKRSNASITNVEAGVVAAGLCQFWQPNQTLSVNVNTGELPKYLLPEICKKKRTEKVQKSHVTSTSFTVAPTADVNQVADTQNLPRVDPSTLAYYCGNPGPFAVNAGINNNHTNVLMDNIQNNFQLSSAWTDLTRLKKKRSKGTSRVRDVAQLMGIAPVRAKPGPKGPRKKIDISGHADGEVFAVDSTAKPKPKRRSRKDSSENEQWGLVLYDANRGTKKATGSFPALPWTKPSSVEEITRKMKQLCIVDRKSGKTRRKKNAIVPYHANNQEQNALVLYERDGSIVPFEGPFKPLRKRRERAKVDLDDETNKVWRLLLENIDNKGVDGTDEEKAKWWENERCVFRGRVDSFIARMRLVQGDRRFTPWKGSVLDSVIGVFLTQNVSDHLSSSAFMSLAARFPLKSEGSESTLSEESTTALVVEPDICIIERAESIFWNEKPVDQQVLSRNSRRINDIDHSEEKEVVNSKELAARAPGLGSLKDDFSESSQKASNNSVVSNANSQTTESEAASVLGDDRAKDDTTLSQQPIISSQNSTNSPNLQQIGMSNLFSESDSRTQLLTTSTQSSYFDSNSFLGLLKMAENLLSHESYGQTQNDPLDCTNHVTAGSPESKGVYSSNYLFNLDCQLPDIKGIEMLEVDSKTSDTSKKDENCTPTEQSNITIQSTLQNHVQEKSSDSIAGNTSSCYVLDGEKMIMHSQSVQGPSGTVASSVNRQMSSDWKSPNLTNYSLSHVTADVTESTVELKRESHDRKEVEKISAQVHTSDGISDLIDANANKTKKGKAGKGKADAFDWDSLRREAQANGKIRENTANTRDSLDWEAVRHAHVSQIAETIKERGMNNMLAERIKALLDRLVKEHGSINMEWLRDIPPDKAKEYLLSFRGLGLKSVECVRLLTLHHLAFPVDTNVGRIAVRLGWVPLQPLPESLQLHLLEMYPILESIQKYLWPRLCKLDQKTLYELHYHLITFGKVFCTKRQPNCNACPLRGECRHFASAFASARFALPGTEEKGIVPSNGGASTNADPLARIDLLPLPPPLSNLHSHRNPTCVDVPRIESPCSPLALPLAQTINHLEGQYKVINCEPIVEVPASPEQEPEQEQTLCDIEDTLYEDPDEIPTIQLNMKEFSQTLQNYMNGTSNALVALTPEAASLPTPKLKNISRLRTEHHVYELPDTHPLLKGMDKREPDDPCSYLLAIWTPGETPESIQPPERRCNSEDPSMLCNDETCSYCNSLREANSQIVRGTLLIPCRTAMRGSFPLNGTYFQVNEVFADHNSSLSPIAVPRSWLWNLPRRTVYFGTSIPTIFRGLNTEDIQHCFWRGFVCVRGFDQKTRAPRPLMARLHFPASRMTKGAKGRTYDDE, encoded by the exons ATGGGAGCTCTATGTATTGTAATCAGAACGATTCGCATCGATTCAATCAGCAGATTAGTGATCAACAGATTAGGGATATTTTTGGAAGAGAAATGCAAAATT ATTGTTGCAGGTGCTTCTCTTCATCCATACCAGCAGATTGTGAGTGATACCAACTCTCTTCCAACCACCAAGCATTCGATTGCAACAAATTCAACGTTTGTGCCTGCAACTCCTGATTCACGGTGGAGAATCGACAGTGATGTGGTTCCACAAAACACACCTCACGGCACACAACATCATGGGCAAACAGAACAGAATGAGTTTCAGGAACAAGATGTTGCGGCCGCAATGGTCAACCTTCAGAATGGTATTGAGGAAGTCCCAGTTCCATTTACAGACTCGTCATCTGGTAAAGTCTCCATGGTAGTAGAGAATCACATCTCAGACAAGGGAGGCGACCAAATTATTGACCTGAACAAGACACCACAAAAGAAAACACGACGAAGAAGGTACCAACCAAAGGTCTTGAGCGAAAAAAAGCCTAGAAAAACTCCAAAACCTAAGACCCCCAAGCCCAATGAACCCAAAGAAAGTACAGGAGCTAAAAGAAAGTATGCTCGGAAGAGCAAGGTGAGCACTGATGAAACTCCAGCAACTCCTCCAGCGGAAACAACTGAAGCAGCAGAAACTAAATCATCAGGAGCAGCTGAGACAGGAGATACAATTGAAGCAACTGAAGCTAATAATGTAGAACCAGCAAAAGCTGCTGCCAAATCATGCAAAAGATCTTTAAACTTTGATTTGAATGGAGTATCAGCAGAAAACAATTTTGCTCCTACAATAAAAGAAGGTCCATGTGCAGAGCCTCCGAATAGTCACACTGCAGGAAACCAGTACAGCAACAACATTCATCTTGGAGAAGAATTAACGGTTGAAACAAGAGTGGGTATGGCTTATGACCTAAACCGTAACCTTACTCAGCAACTCGAAAATTATCTTTCGCTTCCCACAAAAGATAACCTTGCCCATTCACAGCCTGACCAAAATAGCCTCtcgaaaagaaaagaaaatgatccTCACACTTTGTCGGGAAACACTGCAGAATTCATTGCTCATCTGGCACAAAGTCCCAACTCAAGTCCTTGTGCAAGTTCCAGTGAGCAACAGCAGAGAGGGAAAAAGAGGAGTAATGCTAGCATAACAAATGTTGAAGCTGGAGTTGTGGCTGCTGGTCTATGTCAGTTTTGGCAGCCAAACCAGACATTATCTGTAAATGTCAATACAGGAGAACTTCCGAAATACCTTCTTCCAGAAATTTGCAAGAAAAAGAGAACTGAAAAGGTACAAAAGTCACATGTAACAAGCACATCATTTACTGTTGCTCCAACTGCAGATGTCAATCAGGTAGCTGACACCCAAAATCTTCCAAGAGTTGATCCCTCCACATTGGCGTACTACTGCGGAAACCCTGGCCCATTTGCTGTTAATGCtggaattaataataatcatacaaATGTCCTTATGGATAACATCCAGAACAATTTCCAGCTTTCTAGTGCTTGGACTGATTTGACAAGGTTAAAGAAAAAAAGATCAAAAGGCACCAGTCGTGTACGTGATGTGGCTCAACTGATGGGAATTGCACCTGTGCGTGCCAAACCAGGGCCCAAGGGTCCTCGCAAGAAGATTGATATCTCAGGGCATGCTGACGGAGAGGTATTTGCGGTTGACAGCACTGcaaaaccaaaaccaaaaaGGAGATCTAGAAAAGACAGTTCTGAGAACGAGCAATGGGGTCTTGTTCTATATGATGCCAACAGAGGCACCAAGAAAGCAACAG GTTCTTTTCCAGCACTACCATGGACAAAACCAAGCTCTGTTGAAGAAATAACCAGAAAAATGAAGCAACTGTGCATTGTCGATAGAAAAAGCGGCAAAACTAGGCGTAAAAAGAATGCAATTGTCCCTTATCATGCAAATAACCAAGAGCAGAATGCCCTTGTTCTTTATGAAAGAGATGGTTCTATAGTACCATTTGAAGGCCCTTTTAAACCTTTAAGGAAGCGCCGTGAAAGAGCCAAGGTCGACCTTGATGATGAGACCAATAAGGTGTGGAGACTGCTGCTTGAGAATATTGATAATAAAGGTGTTGATGGAACTGACGAGGAAAAGGCAAAATGGTGGGAAAATGAACGATGTGTCTTTCGTGGTCGTGTGGATTCGTTCATAGCACGCATGCGTCTCGTTCAAG GAGATAGGCGGTTCACCCCATGGAAAGGATCTGTTCTGGACTCTGTTATTGGAGTTTTCCTTACTCAGAATGTGTCGGACCATCTCTCGAG TTCTGCTTTCATGTCACTCGCTGCTCGTTTTCCTCTCAAGTCAGAAGGCAGTGAAAGTACACTCTCAGAAGAATCAACAACGGCTCTGGTAGTAGAACCCGATATTTGTATAATTGAACGTGCAGAAAGCATTTTTTGGAATGAGAAGCCTGTAGATCAACAAGTATTGAGTAGGAATTCTAGGAGAATCAATGACATTGACCATAGTGAAGAAAAGGAAGTAGTCAATAGTAAAGAACTAGCTGCAAGAGCACCTGGTTTGGGTAGCCTGAAGGATGACTTTAGTGAAAGCAGTCAAAAAGCCTCCAATAACTCGGTAGTTAGTAATGCAAATAGTCAGACTACAGAGTCAGAAGCAGCAAGCGTTTTAGGAGACGATAGAGCAAAAGATGATACAACTTTGTCTCAGCAACCAATAATATCATCCCAAAATTCTACGAACTCTCCAAATCTGCAGCAAATTGGGATGTCAAACCTTTTTTCGGAGAGTGACTCAAGAACACAGCTATTGACAACTAGTACCCAGTCCAGTTATTTTGATTCCAACTCTTTTCTGGGACTGCTTAAGATGGCAGAGAATCTCTTGTCACATGAATCTTACGGTCAAACTCAAAATGATCCACTGGATTGCACGAATCATGTAACAGCAGGTTCTCCAGAATCAAAAGGAGTGTACTCAAGCAACTACTTGTTTAATCTAGATTGTCAACTGCCGGATATCAAGGGCATTGAAATGCTAGAAGTAGACAGCAAGACTTCTGATACTTCAAAAAAAGATGAGAATTGCACACCAACAGAACAAAGCAATATCACTATTCAATCAACATTGCAAAATCATGTGCAGGAGAAAAGTTCAGATAGCATTGCTGGCAATACATCCTCCTGCTATGTGCTCGACGGTGAGAAAATGATTATGCACTCACAATCAGTGCAAGGACCATCAGGCACTGTCGCTTCATCTGTCAATAGACAAATGAGTTCCGATTGGAAAAGTCCAAATTTGACAAATTATAGTTTGTCCCATGTAACTGCTGATGTGACAGAAAGTACTGTAGAATTGAAAAGGGAAAGCCATGACAGAAAAGAAGTTGAGAAAATATCAGCACAAGTCCATACATCAGATGGCATTTCAGATTTAATAGATGCAAATGCCAACAAAACAAAGAAAGGAAAAGCTGGAAAGGGAAAGGCTGATGCATTCGACTGGGACAGTTTGCGAAGAGAGGCACAAGCCAAtggtaaaattagagaaaatactGCCAATACAAGGGACTCACTAGACTGGGAGGCGGTAAGACATGCTCATGTGAGCCAGATTGCTGAAACCATTAAAGAGAGAGGCATGAACAACATGCTCGCAGAACGAATAAAG GCCCTACTGGACAGACTGGTCAAGGAGCATGGCAGTATTAACATGGAGTGGTTGAGGGATATTCCACCGGACAAAGCAAA AGAATACCTATTAAGCTTCAGAGGGTTGGGATTGAAGAGTGTCGAATGTGTGAGGCTTTTGACACTGCACCATCTTGCATTTCCA GTTGACACCAATGTTGGACGTATTGCTGTACGCCTTGGATGGGTTCCCCTTCAACCCTTACCAGAGTCACTTCAACTGCATCTCTTAGAAAT GTACCCAATATTGGAGTCCATCCAAAAGTACTTGTGGCCACGGTTATGCAAGCTTGATCAAAAGACATT GTATGAGTTGCACTATCATTTGATCACGTTCGGGAAG GTGTTTTGCACCAAAAGGCAGCCCAATTGCAATGCTTGTCCCCTGAGAGGAGAATGCAGGCATTTTGCTAGTGCATTTGCAAG TGCTAGATTTGCCCTTCCAGGAACAGAAGAAAAAGGCATTGTGCCTTCAAATGGGGGAGCTTCAACCAATGCAGACCCTCTAGCAAGGATCGATCTTTTGCCATTGCCTCCTCCTTTGAGCAACTTGCATTCACATAGAAACCCTACATGTGTTGATGTGCCTAGAATAGAATCTCCATGTTCCCCACTGGCACTCCCCTTGGCACAGACTATCAATCATTTGGAGGGGCAATATAAAGTTATCAACTGTGAACCAATTGTGGAAGTTCCAGCATCACCAGAACAAGAACCAGAGCAGGAACAAACATTATGTGACATTGAAGATACATTGTACGAGGATCCTGATGAGATCCCAACAATCCAGCTCAACATGAAAGAATTCTCTCAAACTCTACAGAATTATATGAATGGAACGTCAAATGCCTTGGTGGCTTTGACACCTGAAGCCGCTTCCCTTCCAACACCAAAGCTCAAGAACATAAGCAGGCTGAGAACTGAACATCATGT CTATGAACTTCCAGACACACACCCATTGCTAAAAGGA ATGGACAAAAGAGAACCTGATGATCCGTGCTCATACCTGCTCGCAATATGGACCCCAG GTGAGACCCCAGAATCTATTCAACCTCCTGAGCGAAGATGCAACTCCGAAGACCCCAGCATGCTTTGCAATGATGAGACATGTTCTTATTGCAACAGTTTGCGGGAAGCAAACTCTCAGATTGTACGTGGAACACTGCTG ATACCATGCAGAACTGCAATGAGAGGCAGCTTCCCACTAAATGGAACATATTTCCAAGTTAATGAG GTCTTTGCTGACCATAACTCCAGCCTCAGCCCAATTGCAGTTCCGAGATCTTGGTTGTGGAACCTTCCAAGACGAACAGTTTACTTCGGAACTTCAATACCAACCATATTTAGAG GTCTGAACACTGAAGATATTCAACATTGCTTCTGGAGAG